CATCAAGTAATATATCTACTTAGTCTATGAACAGCTTCTTCAAGAGTTGATATTTTTTTACCGAAATTAAATCTCAATAATGAACTTCCGTTGTTTATATGTTCAGTATAAAAACCTGAAACAGGAATTAGTGCAACTTTCGCCTTATCCATCAATTCATAGGAGAAATCATACCCATTCTTATCTGTTATTTGTGAAATATCTGCCAGAAAAAAATATGTAGAATTTGCAGGAGATGTTACAAATCCTAATTTTTCAATTTCTGTCCTCAGATATTTTTCATTTCTATCCAAGTTACCACATAAAGAGTCTGTGAAATTTTTCATTTTTGGTAATACCTTGGATAGAGCTCTTTGTACAGGTGTTGAAACAGAAAAAGTATTGAATTGATGTATTGTTCTTATGTTTTCAGTCAAAATACTATTAGCCATAGTCCAGCCTATTTTCCATCCCGTAGCATTCAGAGTTTTGCCTGTAGAAGATATTGTGACTGTTCTTTCAAACATACCTTCCAGTGACGCGATAGGAATATGTTTTATACCGTTGAATACAAGATACTCATAAACTTCGTCAGAAATAAGATAAAGGTCATATTTTACGCAGAGATCTCTAATTATAACAAGCTCCTCCAAAGTAAATACTTTCCCGGTAGGATTATGAGGATTGTTAATAATCATACATTTAGTTTTTGAAGTTATCAAAGACTCCAGTTTTGTTTTGTCTATTTTGTATTCCGGAAATCTTAATGTATATGGTACGACCTTCCCTCCTGCCCATCTCACAGAAACAGGATATGAGTCATAAAATGGTTCAAAAACAATAACTTCATCATCTTTTTCAACAATTGCCAGAATAGAATCCAAAATTGCTTCAGTAGCTCCTGAAGTTACAGTAAAATTATTTGGAGATACTTTCATGTCATAATGATTAAGATAAATATCCGAAAGAGTTTTAGTAAAAGTACCAACACCTTCTAAAGGAGCATATTGTTGTGTGCCTTCTAGATATTCGCCTGCGGCAATTTTTAAAATCCACTCTGGAGGATTCTCATCTGGTGCTCCCTGACTCAATTTTAAAGCCCCAACTTTTTCAGCATATCTTCCAATTTCAGTAAAAATAGTAGTCGGTACATTTTTAACCCTTTCCGGAAAGCCTTTCATCAAATCTCCCTTTTTAGATTTTCTCATATAAACACTATATGGAAAGTAGCATATAAATTCAAACTGTTTTTGTCTTCTTTTTTTACAAATTTTTATTTAAAAAATCAGAACAGCTTGTCTAGTATTTTTTTGTGCCTATTACTAATAATGTACTACATATTGTATGTTTTTTATTGCCACATACTACATATGGTATTATATTGGGTTAATCAAATTAACTTAAAAATGATCAAATTGTCATAAAGGGGGCAGGGAATGGCTGAAAAAAAACTATCTTCATCTGAAAAAAAAGAATCTAGGTTCTTTGATTTTGAAATATCCGACAATTGTCTTACGGTTTTAAAATCAAGGTACTTAAGAAAAAATCTTGAAACCAAAGAGATTATTGAAGAACCAAAAGATCTTTTTGTAAGAGTCGCAAAAGCAATTGCCGCAGGGAGCAAAGCTTCAAATCCAAATATTTCAAAATCTGAATTGGAGCATACTGAAGATAAGTTTTATAGATTAATGGCAAGTTTTGATTTTCTTCCGAATTCGCCCACTTTGATGAATGCCGGTCGCGAACTTCCTAATTTAAGTGCTTGCTTCGTATTACCGGTTGAAGACAGTATGGAAGGTATTTTCAATACTTTAAAACATGCTGCTTTGATTCACAAATCTGGGGGAGGAACTGGTTTTGATTTTTCTAGATTGAGACCGGAAGGTTCAAATGTTAAAACTACTGCCGGTTCTGCAAGTGGACCTATAAGCTTTATGTCTGTTTTCAATGCAGCAACTGAAACTATCAAGCAAGGTGGAGTTAGACGTGGAGCGAATATGGGAATCCTAAGAGTGGATCACCCAGATATTATGAGTTTCATTTCATGCAAGGAAGATGTAACAAAATTTACAAATTTCAATATTAGTGTAGCTGTTACAGATGAGTTTATGGCTGCATATAAAAATGGTACCTCTTACAATCTATACAATAAAGATTGGTCTGTTAACTCAAAAAAAAGTGCCAAAGAAGTGATGGACAAAATAGTGCATCACGCCTGGTCAACTGGAGAACCTGGAATTGTTTTTATAGATAAAGTTAATAAAAAATCAACAATACCTGGAGTAGGAAAAATCGAAGCCACGAATCCGTGTGGCGAGCAACCTTTACTTCCTTATGAGGCCTGTAATCTTGGTTCTGTGAATGTTTCTAATTTCTATGACAAAGAGAAAAATGAAATTGACTGGTCAAGACTAGGTAGCGTAGTAAAAGACTGTATTCACTTCTTAGACAATGTGATCGATGTAGGACAATATCCAATACCTGAAATTCATGAAGTTGTAAAAAACAATAGAAAAGTTGGACTTGGCATCATGGGTTTTGCAGATCTTCTGTATAAGTTAAGAATCCCTTATGACAGTAATGAAGGTGTTGAGCTTGGAAAGAAACTAATGAGTTTTATACACGAACACAGTGTTGCCGCATCTGTTGAATTGGCAAAAGTACGAGGACCATTTCCTAATGTAGAATTTTCAACGTATCCAGAACCAATGAGAAATTCGGCAGTTACTACTGTTGCTCCAACCGGAACTATCGGCATGATAGCTGAAGCTTCTGGTGGCATTGAGCCTAATTTTGCACTTGTTTATGTAAAGCAGGTTTTGGATGGTAAAAAACTTCTTTATGTAAACCCTGTTTTTAAACAAACACTAATTGATGCTGGTCTTTACAGTGATGATTTGATGGAGAAAATCAGTATGACTGGACAGCTTTCGGATATAGAAGAAATACCGGAAGATCTAAAAAAAGTATTTGTAACTGCTCAAGAAATTTCACCTTACTATCATGTTGCTATGCAATCAGCTTTCCAAGAGTCTGTAGATAGCTCAATCAGTAAAACAATTAATTTTTCATATAATGCCACAAAATCGGACATTCTAGATGCCTATATTCAGGCGTATGATTCAGAATGTAAAGGTATCACAGTTTATCGTGATGGATGCAGACCTTATCAAGTTCTTAACACTGGTAATAAAACAAATGAAGACAAGAAAAAACCAGAAGTAAAAAAAGTTGAAAATTCCAATGTTCCAATGTACAGACCTGATGTGATTGAAGGTAAAACCTATAAAACTACTACTGGTGAAGGAACGATGTACGTTACGGTAAATACAATTGATGGTGTTCCTTTTGAGATCTTTAGTTCGATAGGAAAAGCAGGCGGTAACTCTGCTGCTCAAAGTGAAGCCGTAAGTAGATTAGTATCTCTTGCACTAAGATCAAGAATTTCAGTTGAAGTAATTGTTGATCAATTGCTGGGTATTGGAAGTCCTACCCCTGTATGGCACAATGGAGAAAAAATATTGTCTACTCCAGATGCTGTTGCAAAGATTTTGAAAAGATATATTAAGGACGAAAACTCTCTAGATATAGAGCAGATTGTTGAAGAAAAACATAATGACGGTCCTGTTTGTCCTAAGTGTAATGGGACTCTTCATATGCAAGAAGGTTGTTTGACTTGCCATACCTGTGGGTTTTCAAAATGTAGCTAGTATTTAAGGCTGCCACGAAGTAAATAGTGGCAGCCTTTTTTTTAATGTATTATTTTTTTTAAAATCATGATTTGCAAGTAAATTAGCACTTGCGTAACGCTAACTCAAGCATTACAAGTGCAAGAGACTTCTTAAATTTCATTTTCATAAGACGGAAAAGTAGTTTTAGGCTACTCCTCATCAAAATCAAAGAGTGAAGGTTCTTCAGGAAATAAAGTTTCAGCCTTTTCATCGTTAAGAAATTCTTCACCCTGTTTATGTTGAGATTCATCAATTTCGGTATCGGCAATTTTTTCAACTTTAAATTTTATTATGTTTTTGTCAATTATCCGAACACCACTTGCAGCAACACCCTTTACCCTATAATCTTCGAGATTGAACTCATTCATGAAACTTCTCATTCTTGGTAACCTCTCCAGATAACAAGTGAATTGCAAATTCTTTCTTATTGTAAAATATTCCAATTTTGATTCATCAGGAAGATAACGATATTCTTTATCAAGGATATATTTAATATCTTTGAACCGTTTGATATAGCATAATTTCGATGCCTTATCACGATACACCACCGAGTATGTTCTATCTTTTGCGTCAGAATTATCAGCTTTGTTGAAATAGATTATATTTTTCCCAATAAAACTTTTCTCCATCACTCTGACAACCTTGTACGATCCATCTCTATAAAAAAGAATTATATCACTAAATTCGCTTACCCAAATCGATGTATCAGATTTTACAGCAGTTCCCATATATCCTGTTTTGCGATCATAAAAAAGTTTTATGTTTTCTATTGCTGCATCCTTAGCAGTAATGGTTTCCAGATCATCAATGCTAGTTTTTCTTTCAAAATTTTTCCCGTATGTTGCAATCAAATATTCTAGATAATTAATAGTATAAGGAATTAAAGAACTCAAGTTTTCCTTTACTTTTTCTATTTCTGCCAGAATCTCTTCTATCTCTTTCCTGTTTTTATTTATATCAAATCTTGATATTCTTTTAATCTGCAAAGTAAGCAATTTTTCAGCATCAGATTCAGTAACATCTCTCTTAAGTTTGTTTTTATATTTATCGAATCCTGAAATCACAGTTAAAACAACTTCTTCATATGTTTCAATTTCTTCTATCTTTTTATACATTCTCTTTTCAATAAAAATTTGAGCTAAAGTTTTATAGTGATAATCCTCTTTTAATTTATAAAGTTTTAATTCTAACTCTTTTTTTAAAATACCAACCAATCTATCAGTACAATATTTTAGAACTTCAGTTACTCTCATATTTGTTGGCAAACTATCTTTGATGCATAAACTTTGAGGAGATATTGAAATTTCACATTCTGAAAATGCGTATAAGGCAGAAATAGCTTCTGATGATTTATAACCTCTGGCAAGAATTATTTCAATTTCAATCTCAGCAGCAGTAAAGTCATTTATCGAAGCAATTTTAAGCTTACCCTTTTTTGCCATCTTTTCAATTGATGCTATAATTGATTCAGTAGTCGTTCCATAGGGTATTGATCTAATAATTATTGTTTTTTCATTCAAAACATCAATGTCAGCCCTAACCTTTACCTTTCCATCTCCATCTTTATACTCACTCACATCCATTGTTCCACCATTAATGAAGTCTGGATATAAGACAAACTCCTCATTTTTTAGGTATTTTATCTGAGCTTCTAACACTTCAATAAAATTATGTGGAAGTATTTTTGTGGACATACCTACACCAATTCCTTCTGAACCTAGAAGTAGTAATACTGGAATTTTGGCAGGAAATGTAACCGGCTCTCTATTTCTACCATCGTATGAATCAATGTAATCTGTTAACTCTTTATTTAGAAAGACTTCTTTTGCAAGAGGGGTTAATCTTGCTTCAATATATCTGGCAGCAGCAGCTCTGTCTCCTGTAAAAATATTACCAAAATTCCCCTGCTTCTCTATAAACAGATCCTTATTGGCAAGATTAACTAAGGACTCATAAATTGAAGCATCTCCATGAGGGTGATATTTCATTGTATTTCCGACAATGTTTGCCACTTTGTTAAACTTACCATCGTCAAGTTCAAACATAGAGTGTAAAACCCTTCTTTGAACTGGTTTTAAACCATCATCTATATCAGGAATAGCTCTGTATTTTACGACATAATTAGCATATTCTATAAAATTTAAATCGAAAAAATCTTTTAGACCTGTCATATCAACTCACCCTGCAATCATTTATGAATTTTTAATATAGAGCTAATTTTTAGTAAAATCAAACCCAATTGTTACCTTTGAAAACTAAAACGCTATAAAATAAAAAAGCTCCCGAGATGGGAGCTTTTTTTAAACTTTTTAATCCTATTTCACAAGGATCATTTTTCTAGTAATAATTTGATTTCCAGCATTTAATCTATAGTAATAAACACCACTACTTAAATTAGCTGCATTGAAATTAACTGTGTGTACACCAGCTTTCATATCACCTGCAAGTACTCTTTGAACCATCTCACCTTTAGTGTTGTAAACAGCCAAAGTTATGTTTGCTTGAGAAGCAAGGTCAAACTTAATTGTAGTTTCAGGATTGAAAGGATTTGGATAGTTTTGGTGTAAGGCTGTTTCAGTAGGAAGAATTGAATCATTGATTCCAACTGGAGCAACTTTTAGTATAGTTACATCATCAACATACCATTGATTAATTTGATATGAGTCACCGGAGAACATCCAAGCCACATATACAGTTGAAGAACCAATATCTTCGTTTTCAACTTCAATATCTATTGCGGTAGCAGGAACATTTGCTCCATTTTCAAACTCTTCTACAACATGCCAATTTTGTTTATCAGTTGAAGTCACAAGGAGAAGTTCATAACCAGGACCATAATAGCTAACAGAGTGTGTAAATTGAACTCTAATTTTTTCAAGTCCTGCAGTGTTAAGAGCTGGAGTTACCAGGTACTGATCACCAACAGTTGATGGATTCCAGTTGAATTCAGCTTCTGGAGCTGTTCCACCTGCATTACTTCCAGTACCAGCACCCCAGTTACCACCACCAAGAGTTTCCCAACCGTCACCAGGGAATGTCGAGAAATTATTTGATAGAATCACTGGATCACCAACCATAACTTCGTCTTCCAACATAACATTAATTCCAAGATCTCCAGTTACAGTAACTGAGAAGTTGAAAATAGTTGCTGTAGGAGTACTTTCTGAATAAGTAACTGTAAACTCTGCATTAGCAGTAGCACCTACAGCTAGATTTCCAAGATCTTCATTTCCATCAACAATTGTTGAGTAGTTTGAAGGAGTAACATCAAGGTCTGCGGATAAACTATTTGCTGCAGCATGACCATTATTTGTTATTGCATATGTATAATTTACTGTATTACCTGGATCTGGCATCGCATTTGATGGAGTCATTACATACTCAAGAGCTGGAGCGTTAACATTGAAGCTAATGTTGCTTGTGTAAGTAGCTTTTGAATAATTATCAGTAATTGTAACTGTAAAAGGAATACTCATTTGATCTGTTACATTACCAGCTATTGTTACTTCAAATGCATCTTCAACTGTAGAAGTTGTATTTCCTGCAAGTGTAGCTAAACTAAATTCAGAATCATTTATAGTTACATATTCAGATTCAGATGAAAGAACTGCAGTAATATCATTAGAAACTACTGAACCAACATTTTTAAGAGTTATGTCAAGTTTTACAGTTTCACCATAATCTGGCTCATTATTATTATCATCAGAAACTTGGAAAGATTCAACAACATCCCAAGGCTGGTCTGGTGAAGCGATTACGATATCTTCGTAAACTGTAGCAAGATTTTTTCCAGTAACAACCATTTTAGCATTACCAGGAACTAATTCGTGATTTACTGTAACATTTCCAGAAGCATCAGTAATTCCTTTGAAAACAAGATCACCTTGAGAAATTGCGATCATAGCATCTGCAACAGCACTTCCACCAGCTGTTAATGTAACTGAGTAAGGAACACCAGCTAGAATAGTATTACTAGAAAGTGAAACCTCTGCAGGAACATCTGTTCTCATATTTACAGAAGCATCACCAAAAATAGTCCATGTCTGGATTGTTTCAAGATCTTCACTCTGACTAGCTTCAGTGTACATTAATACAAGTGCGTTGAAAAATGCCGATCCATAAGTAATTCTAGACTCATCTGTATTGATACCATTTTGACCAGCATGTTGAGAGTAGTCATATCCACCGATTACGATATCATTGAAATAATCTTCACCTCTCATTGGTGGTTGCCAAGGCTGATTGATTGTAGAACCTGCAAAAGCGATAGAACCACCGTTAGCATTTCTAGACCAACCTTCTGCAAAACAGTCTGAACCAGTATGGAACTCGCCGTTAACACAAGCTACAGAAACTACGAAAGGAAGTTTAGTTCCATTAGTTAAACTAGCTGCATTAGAAGTACTAAATCCACTGGTAACCCATGAATCGTGAGAACCGTGACCAACATAATTGATTATACTTACACCAGCATTAACTATATTACCAACACCTGAAGCCGAAGCACTTCCACCGTACTGAGCAGCAACTTCATTGTAACCGTAAGGTAATAACTTGTCATTTTTAATTACATCCATGTGAGCATTGTCTGTTTCACCATCGTCACCAGGACCTTCAGTGGAAGCAATTCCTAGACCTTTCTTGTACCAGTCGCCACTTGTATTATTATCTTTTTCATAAGCAATAGTTTTATCTACTTGTGCTGTAACATGAGCTGTAGTAGATGCACTGAAACGACCAATTACAATATCAGGATAATTGTCATTACCAACAACACAACCAAGCATTGGATCCATCGGAGCGTTTGCACCACCACCAAGATCACATTTGATATCAGCCCAGTCACCAACTAGCTGTACATACATGATGTTTGGATTTGCAGCATAAGCAGCTTGGATTGTATTTTTTACGTTTGTACCAGTAGATACAATTTCAGAAGTAACATTATAACCTTTTTCTTTTTTCCACTCTATATATGGAGCTATAACATCAGAATCTCTTGAAGTATGAATAACATGGATATCACCATACTCACCAATTGTAAGATCTTTAGAATCATAATTTACAAATACCGATCTATAAGCACTATCCATCTCTTTAAGAATCTTAGTAGATTTGCTTGAAAGAGGATTAGTAGATGATGCATTTTCAACAAGAGCAACATTTAAAGTATTGTACACTCTAAGAGTTTTTGTTGCTGCATTGTATTGGAATGGATAAGCGTAAACATTGACACCTCTTACATCTCTATAGATGAAAGGATCGTTTGAAGAAGTAAGATTTCCAGGGTAAAATTCATTTTTTACAGATTCTGGAGCAATGGTATATGGAATTGTGTTTGGATCTTCATTTCTGTAGATTACACCTCTAGAAGGAAGTAAAGGATATTCCAATACGAACTCCTCATAATCTCCACCAGTTACTTTAACATCAACGTCTTTGTTGTTTTCTAACTGAACAGAAGCGTGAATGTATGGAAGTTCTGCAAAACCTTTTTTGTTTGTAGAAACTTTACCTTCAAAGTCAATAGTTGTATAAGTTTGACCGTCAATAGTAACAGTGCTTAATTTGTGACCATCAATAGAATATTCCAAACTGGATCCGGAAATGTTTTTTTTGTAATTAACGTCAAATCCGTTTCCTGCCATAAGTGAGCATAGTCCAGCTACCAAAAGCAGAAATAGCATCACCAGTTTTTTTAGGTTCATAATTCCTCCAAGAATTTTTTTTCTTGGTACAAAGATATATTGTCGATGTAAATAATAAAGGGTGATAAATCTGAAAGAGCTAAATTACCCAAACAAATAAAATAATAATCCATTCTTGAAGATTGTAGAATTGTTGTAGCTTATTCTCCACGTATCATTTTCTCAAGTATTTTTACGTATTCATCAAAAGCTTTTTTCCCTTCATCAGTAAGAGAATAACTAGTATTTGGTTTTCTATTGATGAAAGTTTTATTTGCTGAGATATAATTTGCATCTTCCAGTTTTCGTAAATGAACACTCAGATTTCCATCCGTAGCCTTAACAGTGGATTTGAGATAATTGAAATCACCTTCTTTGGCAGATAATAATGCTGTTAAAATTGCAAGCCTGATTCTTGAATGAATAATATCATCAAGTTTTTTATAATCGAAATTTGGATCGCTCATGTTACTCAAATCTATTTTTTCTATTGAACATTATGCCGGGTATAACTTGAAGCAATAAAATCAATGATGCAAAGCTAGGTAGAATATGGATACTTGTTATAAAAAGCATTGAAAATGAAGATATCCACCAAATTATTGAAAAAAAAATCATCACTTTAGATTCGGTTAATACTCCTGTTACAAAGTATGACATCCCCAATACCAAGCCTATTAAAGGAGCAATAGCTATTGGATTTACGAATTTATTAGTACTATAGGTTAGCATCGATGATAAAGCAATCAATGTCATTGTAACTCCAGCTCCAACCCAAACTGAATTCAATATTTTTGATGAAAAAGTTCTAATGCGAACTCTTTTCCCAAATTTTTCGTGATAATACTGAAAACCCCAACCGATAAAAATAATTGAAATCCAGACATAAAAAGAATAATATCCAAACCTGTACAGTGCTTCAAAATATGAATACATTAAACCTATGAAAACAATTATACCCCAGTAAACCGCATCATAGGACATAACTAAGAGTTTCTTTTTACTGAGCTCAATTTGATTTTTAATAAATTCGATATCTTTTATTGCTGTCTCTTTGTTCATAAACTATCCTGAATTCTGAAATTATCAACTTATCTAAAACTTAAACGTTGAGGAAGTTCCTATTAAATCTACACCAGCATTTATGAATTTCTCTGCATCACCTAAAGTCCTTATACCACCGGATGCTTTAATTTTCAGCTTGTCATTAAATTTATTCTTAACCATTACCACATCAGACAATCTAGCCCCGTCTCCATTAAAACCTGTAGATGTTTTAAAATAATCGATTCCACTTTGATATATCATTTCAGCGATCTCTAAAATTTGCTTCGGATTGTACAACGAGGTTTCGACTATTATCTTCAAAGGCTTATCAGTCAATTTTCTAAATTGATCCAAATGTTCTTTGTATAGATCCAATTTACCAGAAAAAAACAAAGTATGGTCAGGTACAATATCCACTTCGACACATCCACGATCAAACAGGTTTAAAATCTCGTTTTTTTTTATACTAAGATCAGTGTAACCGTTGGGAAAACCAGCTACAGAACACAGCAAAATATTACCCTTTAACATTTTAGAGACTGATTGAACCATAGAAGGCGGGACTACAATGGTTCTAACACCAAGATCTATACAAAGCTTAAGATCTTTTTCTATTTGTTCAAGAGTAGTGTCAAGTCTTAACAAGGTATGTTCAATTTTTTTATATATGCTCATTTATGATTCGAAAATGTTTACAACTTTTCTATTGATGACATCTCCAAGAGACACTTTTGACAATGTTTCCTTAATTTTACTTTCAAGAATTTGCCATACTGGGCTTATCAGACATTCATTGAATTGTAAACAAATTGATGGAAAGTCTTCATCATTAACACAAGAGACAGGCTTGATAATCTCTCCCGCAGCTTCCAATATTTCATAAACAGAAATATTTTCAACATTCTTAGCAAGAATGTATCCACCACTTCTACCCCTAACAGATAGAATTATCCCTTCCTTTAGTAACCTATGAAAAATCTTATTTAGAAAAATTTTTGATATTCCCATCCTCTTTGCAATTTCGTCTGATTTTACAGGATTTGATGAACTTGCATTTAAAGCCAAATCAATCAATCCTCTAACTGCAAATCTACCTTCTTTAGTTATCCTCATCACCGGTCCCATAAACTAGTTAACACTCTCTAAAGTTTGTAAAAGAGGATTCCCCTCATTACTAATAAAATTTTTAACGTCCTCTGCTACTGGATCAAGAAGTGTTGAAGCTTTGTAAATTACATATCCAAGTTTTGATCTACTATCACTATCTTCTACGTCTTCTCGAACACCTTCAATAATATCTCCTGTTTTATCACCAATATCATTAGCAATCTCTTTTGCTTTTTCAAGATCTAAACCTTCTACGGTTTCTTTTGTATTCTCGATTACATCCTCTACCGTAGTACCAATATCATCAATACTTACATCAGGGATTTCCATTTTTGGAGGTTCATCAGCTACCATGTTCATTAGAAAACCCTCTGCAGGAGTGTATCTAACTACAAAAAATACTATTACAAGGATCAAAAAACCTTTAAAACCACCGAGCAAAGCACCGGCTATTTTATTTGGAATTGACAACAGTGCAAGATTTGTTGCTTTATTAAATATTTTCCCAACCAGCTGAACAACAAAAAATATAATACTGAAAGTAAAAATTCCACTGACCGCAGAAATCAGAGTCCTGTCAATGTCTTTGAAGAAATCATTAGCCACAATCAGATCTGAAAGTAGCACACTTAATTTTGATGTAAGCAGCAATGCAAGAAATAATCCGACGATACGGAAAATCTGAACAACGAATCCCTTTTTAAAACCAGTGTAAATAAAAAAGGAAAGAACCAATAAGATCAGTATGTCTAGTAAATTCATAATATTTCCTAAGTTTAACTTTACTTCCAACTAACAAAAGTAATCAGATAATCTGCCGAATTCAAGTATATTGTCATATTATTTGGTTTTAAATAAAAAAGCCGGCTAAACCGGCTTAAACTAACTCTCAAGTCTTGTCATTTTTCTCTGCTTTCTGATGGCAGCAACAAGTTCTCTTCTTTTTAGCTTTGAAGGTTTCTCGTATCTCTCTCTTTTTCTAAGCTCAGCAAGAACGCCGCTTTTTTCAAAGCTTTTTGTAAATCTTTTAAAAGCCTTTTCGAAGATTTCACCTTCTCTTACTTTTACGTGTATCATAGTATCAATCACCCCCCTTCAAGGCTACGCTTCACATATTGTTGCCAAATATACATCATTATAAACTGTGCGTCAAGTTTTTTAATTGCAATTGTTTCGGTGTATATCTATCTTTAAAAACTAGAAAATTGAGGTAAAAAAAATGAAAATCATTACAATAAT
This is a stretch of genomic DNA from Candidatus Delongbacteria bacterium. It encodes these proteins:
- a CDS encoding DNA topoisomerase IV subunit A — protein: MTGLKDFFDLNFIEYANYVVKYRAIPDIDDGLKPVQRRVLHSMFELDDGKFNKVANIVGNTMKYHPHGDASIYESLVNLANKDLFIEKQGNFGNIFTGDRAAAARYIEARLTPLAKEVFLNKELTDYIDSYDGRNREPVTFPAKIPVLLLLGSEGIGVGMSTKILPHNFIEVLEAQIKYLKNEEFVLYPDFINGGTMDVSEYKDGDGKVKVRADIDVLNEKTIIIRSIPYGTTTESIIASIEKMAKKGKLKIASINDFTAAEIEIEIILARGYKSSEAISALYAFSECEISISPQSLCIKDSLPTNMRVTEVLKYCTDRLVGILKKELELKLYKLKEDYHYKTLAQIFIEKRMYKKIEEIETYEEVVLTVISGFDKYKNKLKRDVTESDAEKLLTLQIKRISRFDINKNRKEIEEILAEIEKVKENLSSLIPYTINYLEYLIATYGKNFERKTSIDDLETITAKDAAIENIKLFYDRKTGYMGTAVKSDTSIWVSEFSDIILFYRDGSYKVVRVMEKSFIGKNIIYFNKADNSDAKDRTYSVVYRDKASKLCYIKRFKDIKYILDKEYRYLPDESKLEYFTIRKNLQFTCYLERLPRMRSFMNEFNLEDYRVKGVAASGVRIIDKNIIKFKVEKIADTEIDESQHKQGEEFLNDEKAETLFPEEPSLFDFDEE
- a CDS encoding T9SS type A sorting domain-containing protein, giving the protein MNLKKLVMLFLLLVAGLCSLMAGNGFDVNYKKNISGSSLEYSIDGHKLSTVTIDGQTYTTIDFEGKVSTNKKGFAELPYIHASVQLENNKDVDVKVTGGDYEEFVLEYPLLPSRGVIYRNEDPNTIPYTIAPESVKNEFYPGNLTSSNDPFIYRDVRGVNVYAYPFQYNAATKTLRVYNTLNVALVENASSTNPLSSKSTKILKEMDSAYRSVFVNYDSKDLTIGEYGDIHVIHTSRDSDVIAPYIEWKKEKGYNVTSEIVSTGTNVKNTIQAAYAANPNIMYVQLVGDWADIKCDLGGGANAPMDPMLGCVVGNDNYPDIVIGRFSASTTAHVTAQVDKTIAYEKDNNTSGDWYKKGLGIASTEGPGDDGETDNAHMDVIKNDKLLPYGYNEVAAQYGGSASASGVGNIVNAGVSIINYVGHGSHDSWVTSGFSTSNAASLTNGTKLPFVVSVACVNGEFHTGSDCFAEGWSRNANGGSIAFAGSTINQPWQPPMRGEDYFNDIVIGGYDYSQHAGQNGINTDESRITYGSAFFNALVLMYTEASQSEDLETIQTWTIFGDASVNMRTDVPAEVSLSSNTILAGVPYSVTLTAGGSAVADAMIAISQGDLVFKGITDASGNVTVNHELVPGNAKMVVTGKNLATVYEDIVIASPDQPWDVVESFQVSDDNNNEPDYGETVKLDITLKNVGSVVSNDITAVLSSESEYVTINDSEFSLATLAGNTTSTVEDAFEVTIAGNVTDQMSIPFTVTITDNYSKATYTSNISFNVNAPALEYVMTPSNAMPDPGNTVNYTYAITNNGHAAANSLSADLDVTPSNYSTIVDGNEDLGNLAVGATANAEFTVTYSESTPTATIFNFSVTVTGDLGINVMLEDEVMVGDPVILSNNFSTFPGDGWETLGGGNWGAGTGSNAGGTAPEAEFNWNPSTVGDQYLVTPALNTAGLEKIRVQFTHSVSYYGPGYELLLVTSTDKQNWHVVEEFENGANVPATAIDIEVENEDIGSSTVYVAWMFSGDSYQINQWYVDDVTILKVAPVGINDSILPTETALHQNYPNPFNPETTIKFDLASQANITLAVYNTKGEMVQRVLAGDMKAGVHTVNFNAANLSSGVYYYRLNAGNQIITRKMILVK
- a CDS encoding aminotransferase class I/II-fold pyridoxal phosphate-dependent enzyme, which encodes MKGFPERVKNVPTTIFTEIGRYAEKVGALKLSQGAPDENPPEWILKIAAGEYLEGTQQYAPLEGVGTFTKTLSDIYLNHYDMKVSPNNFTVTSGATEAILDSILAIVEKDDEVIVFEPFYDSYPVSVRWAGGKVVPYTLRFPEYKIDKTKLESLITSKTKCMIINNPHNPTGKVFTLEELVIIRDLCVKYDLYLISDEVYEYLVFNGIKHIPIASLEGMFERTVTISSTGKTLNATGWKIGWTMANSILTENIRTIHQFNTFSVSTPVQRALSKVLPKMKNFTDSLCGNLDRNEKYLRTEIEKLGFVTSPANSTYFFLADISQITDKNGYDFSYELMDKAKVALIPVSGFYTEHINNGSSLLRFNFGKKISTLEEAVHRLSRYIT
- a CDS encoding vitamin B12-dependent ribonucleotide reductase encodes the protein MAEKKLSSSEKKESRFFDFEISDNCLTVLKSRYLRKNLETKEIIEEPKDLFVRVAKAIAAGSKASNPNISKSELEHTEDKFYRLMASFDFLPNSPTLMNAGRELPNLSACFVLPVEDSMEGIFNTLKHAALIHKSGGGTGFDFSRLRPEGSNVKTTAGSASGPISFMSVFNAATETIKQGGVRRGANMGILRVDHPDIMSFISCKEDVTKFTNFNISVAVTDEFMAAYKNGTSYNLYNKDWSVNSKKSAKEVMDKIVHHAWSTGEPGIVFIDKVNKKSTIPGVGKIEATNPCGEQPLLPYEACNLGSVNVSNFYDKEKNEIDWSRLGSVVKDCIHFLDNVIDVGQYPIPEIHEVVKNNRKVGLGIMGFADLLYKLRIPYDSNEGVELGKKLMSFIHEHSVAASVELAKVRGPFPNVEFSTYPEPMRNSAVTTVAPTGTIGMIAEASGGIEPNFALVYVKQVLDGKKLLYVNPVFKQTLIDAGLYSDDLMEKISMTGQLSDIEEIPEDLKKVFVTAQEISPYYHVAMQSAFQESVDSSISKTINFSYNATKSDILDAYIQAYDSECKGITVYRDGCRPYQVLNTGNKTNEDKKKPEVKKVENSNVPMYRPDVIEGKTYKTTTGEGTMYVTVNTIDGVPFEIFSSIGKAGGNSAAQSEAVSRLVSLALRSRISVEVIVDQLLGIGSPTPVWHNGEKILSTPDAVAKILKRYIKDENSLDIEQIVEEKHNDGPVCPKCNGTLHMQEGCLTCHTCGFSKCS